From a region of the Pseudanabaena sp. ABRG5-3 genome:
- the asnB gene encoding asparagine synthase (glutamine-hydrolyzing), with the protein MCGIAGVFHFDGEPASSVILKKMTDAIAHRGPDGEGQFIEGCVGLGHRRLAIIDLSPAGHQPMSTASGRFVISFNGEIYNFNELRVELESLGCHFHSHTDTEVLLYAYATWGEKCLHRLNGMFAFAIFDRYNQEVFLARDRYGIKPLYYTTQGNRFIFGSEIKAILANPNYRTSIDQAALLEYLTFQNFFTDSTLFQDVKLMPPGTSMLLSRESGRRLKVNQYWDYHFIEPDNPKNEMEYIEELDRLFRQSVNRQLVSDVELGAYLSGGMDSGSITAIAAQQLPYLKSFTCGFDLNSATGIEVNYDERESAEYMSYLFKTEHYEMVLKAGDMERVMPRLAWHLEEPRVGQSYPNFYVAQLASKFVKVVLAGTGGDELFAGYPWRYYRAVVNDDFEHYIDKYYGFWQRLLVNGETQSVLAPIWDNVKHISTKDIFKGVFCQPREQLTRPEDYVNCSLYFEAKTFLHGLLTIEDKLSMAHSLETRVPFLDNDLVDFAMRMPVNLKLGNLTEVVQLNENDLGNKTAKYFQRTKDGKLLLRKVISKYIPNSVTDREKQGFSAPDASWFKGDSIDYVRRRLCNPKAEIYNFLDHKSVQSLIDQHLDGKQNRRLLIWSLLNLESWCEQFLG; encoded by the coding sequence ATGTGTGGAATTGCGGGAGTTTTTCATTTTGATGGTGAGCCAGCTTCTTCGGTCATTTTAAAAAAAATGACTGATGCGATCGCTCATCGTGGACCTGATGGTGAAGGTCAGTTTATTGAAGGCTGCGTAGGTTTGGGACATCGCCGTTTAGCAATTATTGATTTGTCCCCTGCGGGTCATCAACCAATGTCTACCGCTAGTGGAAGATTTGTAATCAGTTTTAATGGCGAGATATATAACTTTAATGAATTAAGGGTTGAACTAGAGTCTCTTGGTTGTCACTTCCATTCACATACGGATACAGAAGTACTACTTTATGCCTATGCAACATGGGGCGAAAAATGTCTTCATCGACTTAATGGCATGTTTGCTTTTGCAATTTTTGATCGCTACAATCAAGAGGTATTCCTTGCCCGCGATCGATATGGAATCAAGCCTTTATACTACACGACACAAGGCAATAGATTTATTTTTGGTTCTGAGATTAAAGCGATTTTAGCGAACCCCAACTATCGTACCAGCATTGACCAAGCTGCATTACTAGAATATCTTACATTTCAAAATTTCTTTACTGACAGCACCCTATTTCAAGATGTCAAACTAATGCCACCTGGCACATCAATGTTGTTATCAAGAGAGTCAGGCAGACGATTAAAAGTCAATCAATATTGGGATTATCACTTTATTGAACCCGATAATCCTAAAAATGAGATGGAATATATTGAAGAACTTGATCGTTTATTCCGTCAATCAGTTAATCGACAGCTAGTAAGTGATGTGGAGTTGGGTGCATATCTTAGTGGTGGGATGGACAGTGGTTCAATCACAGCGATCGCTGCTCAACAATTACCCTACTTAAAGTCTTTCACCTGCGGATTTGATCTCAATTCAGCTACAGGTATTGAAGTTAACTATGATGAGAGAGAGTCAGCAGAGTACATGTCTTACTTATTTAAGACAGAACACTATGAAATGGTTCTCAAAGCAGGTGACATGGAGCGAGTAATGCCAAGGCTTGCATGGCATTTAGAAGAACCAAGGGTTGGTCAGAGTTATCCCAACTTTTATGTAGCACAGTTAGCAAGCAAATTTGTTAAAGTTGTCCTTGCTGGTACAGGCGGTGATGAATTATTTGCTGGCTATCCTTGGCGTTACTATCGGGCAGTAGTTAATGATGATTTTGAACATTACATCGATAAATACTACGGGTTTTGGCAACGTCTTTTAGTGAATGGTGAAACCCAATCAGTTCTTGCTCCAATTTGGGATAATGTTAAGCATATTTCTACTAAAGATATTTTCAAGGGTGTTTTTTGCCAACCTAGAGAACAGCTTACTCGTCCCGAAGACTATGTCAACTGTTCTCTCTATTTTGAAGCCAAAACTTTTCTCCATGGCTTGCTAACAATAGAAGATAAACTAAGCATGGCGCACTCACTTGAAACTAGGGTGCCTTTTTTAGATAATGATTTGGTTGATTTTGCTATGAGAATGCCTGTTAATTTGAAACTTGGTAATCTTACAGAAGTAGTTCAACTTAATGAAAATGATCTTGGTAATAAAACTGCTAAATATTTTCAAAGAACTAAAGATGGAAAGTTATTGCTAAGAAAAGTAATATCAAAATATATACCTAATAGCGTTACAGATAGAGAAAAGCAAGGCTTTTCTGCACCTGATGCTAGTTGGTTTAAAGGAGATAGCATAGATTATGTCAGACGGAGATTGTGTAATCCTAAAGCCGAGATTTATAATTTTTTAGATCACAAGTCTGTACAATCATTAATCGATCAGCATCTTGATGGCAAGCAAAACCGCCGTCTCTTGATTTGGTCTTTACTAAATTTAGAAAGTTGGTGTGAGCAATTTTTAGGATGA